A segment of the Bacillus licheniformis DSM 13 = ATCC 14580 genome:
GAAGCACCGGCGGCGATCGGACCGTATTCACAAGGAATTGTTGTCAACAATATGTTTTACAGTTCGGGGCAAATTCCGCTGACCCCGTCGGGTGAAATGGTGACTGGAGACATCACAGAACAGACGCACCAGGTTTTCCGCAATTTAAAAGCCGTGCTGAAAGAAGCGGGCGCCTCTCTGGAGACTGTCGTCAAAGCAACCGTGTTTCTGGCGGATATGAATCAATTCACAGAGGTGAATGAAGTTTACGGACAGTACTTCGATACCCACAAACCGGCGAGATCATGCGTTGAGGTGGCGAGGCTGCCGAAAGACGCGCTTGTTGAAATAGAAGTCATCGCATTAGTGAAATAGAAAGAACTCTTAAAAGATGGTTTTGGTCTCAAAATCATCTTTTTTGTTTGGAAAATTTGTCAATTCAGTGTTTTTTTATCCCAATATTACAAAAATATTTTTAATTATGCAGGAAAACAAAAAAAGCCGTTGAATAGTTACACTAATGTTTTTATATTGGGAAAAGGTGGTGAACTACTGTGGAAGTTACCGACGTAAGATTACGCCGCGTGAATACCGATGGTCGCATGAGAGCGATTGCATCCATCACGCTGGATCACGAATTTGTAGTGCATGATATTCGTGTAATTGATGGAAACAATGGTCTTTTCGTTGCGATGCCAAGTAAGCGTACACCTGATGGAGAATTTCGTGATATCGCTCATCCAATCAACTCAAGCACCCGCGGAAAAATTCAGGACGCGGTGTTAAATGAATATCATCGTTTGGGTGACGTTGAGGAAATAGAATATGAAGAAATTGGAGCTTCTTAAAAAAGAAGGGCTTATGGATAAGCCCTTTTTGTTTTGAAAAAAAATGATCTTATCATAATAAAATGACAATATATGGTTTGTGTCTGCGTATAACAGTAGCAGGAAGGTAAAGCATGCGAACTC
Coding sequences within it:
- the ridA gene encoding 2-iminobutanoate/2-iminopropanoate deaminase, with amino-acid sequence MTKVVQTKEAPAAIGPYSQGIVVNNMFYSSGQIPLTPSGEMVTGDITEQTHQVFRNLKAVLKEAGASLETVVKATVFLADMNQFTEVNEVYGQYFDTHKPARSCVEVARLPKDALVEIEVIALVK
- the spoVG gene encoding septation regulator SpoVG, with protein sequence MEVTDVRLRRVNTDGRMRAIASITLDHEFVVHDIRVIDGNNGLFVAMPSKRTPDGEFRDIAHPINSSTRGKIQDAVLNEYHRLGDVEEIEYEEIGAS